In the Haloferula helveola genome, one interval contains:
- a CDS encoding Ig-like domain-containing protein codes for MHDFTGDTGDLNGTAVETGTGSWVAASGFDANGDVNVTNAGAGSATLAFTPTDGFVYTLEASFGSLTNSPASQDWLAFGFAEGQSPATSTNSRFIVGDVVGKAWTFQRGAGATANNTSFLGDGSAGSNPGIVDGAAWTSAATTFGGNLALRVVLDTTGGAGNWTATWFADTGSGFFQIRGTAVLLDETIDSVGFAASNGPISGNIESFSLDRSNGGLDTTKPTLLSTNPADDAVNVPTSQNLVATFDEPIALGAAGTITIRNLTTFVDTVISLPGPDPDGTLSVDGAELTITPATALATGEEYSIEISPSAIEDLSGNAYDGLLTSSVPNWTFTTDDTAPMVTGMSPMADATEVTIGSDLTLDFDEDVEVGTGDVTIHLASDDSVITSIDVNSGLVSVTEGGVVINPPADLANSTTYYVNIPAGAFTDLSGISFAGISDTVTWRFTTAALDPDVLFADTFNRPDGSDLNASASGKSGSLGALDWLETASSANDPRILNNEIQIGEAGSGGGNWALAYVDHNFVDSVITAAQTFTVSVDIVNDETGGFTRNAGIVVGGSETDFSGWTAGTPGGADFGIGYDGSGTEEFRIFENGVVTTTTPLAFANPDRLEVVFTNVTDFDAGTTIDYEVFNNGISVASGDFVWSGTDENYIGLFSNWTNDGAEFDNFEVRAPAGTSDPFTLWAESGTLPGAVTFEGDLNEDGVQDGIAFLLGVGNPDDDANSALPTVSENGGGGLQMTFDCLAVADRGGAELKVAYSNTLSGWTATTDVVPDENGTDTGGVVSYVVDTVTVDPLHRVTATVDASVASGGKLFGRLIATP; via the coding sequence TTGCATGATTTCACCGGGGATACGGGTGACTTGAATGGTACTGCCGTCGAGACCGGCACGGGCAGTTGGGTGGCCGCTTCCGGGTTCGATGCGAACGGCGACGTCAACGTCACGAATGCCGGAGCGGGAAGTGCCACGCTGGCCTTCACCCCCACCGACGGGTTCGTTTACACCCTCGAAGCGTCGTTCGGAAGCCTGACCAACTCGCCGGCGTCCCAGGATTGGCTGGCCTTCGGCTTTGCCGAGGGGCAGAGCCCTGCCACCAGCACGAATTCGCGGTTCATCGTCGGTGATGTCGTCGGCAAGGCGTGGACGTTCCAGCGGGGCGCTGGCGCCACCGCGAACAACACCTCCTTCCTCGGTGACGGCAGCGCGGGCTCGAATCCGGGAATCGTCGATGGCGCCGCTTGGACCTCCGCGGCCACCACATTCGGTGGAAACCTTGCCCTACGCGTCGTGTTGGACACCACCGGCGGCGCCGGCAACTGGACGGCAACCTGGTTCGCCGACACCGGCTCGGGTTTCTTCCAGATTCGCGGCACCGCCGTCCTGCTTGATGAAACCATCGACTCGGTAGGCTTTGCCGCCTCGAACGGCCCGATTTCCGGTAATATCGAAAGCTTTTCCCTCGATCGCAGCAACGGGGGGCTGGACACAACGAAACCGACCCTGTTGTCAACCAACCCCGCCGACGATGCGGTCAACGTTCCGACGTCCCAGAATCTGGTGGCGACCTTCGACGAACCCATTGCCCTTGGCGCGGCCGGCACGATCACTATCAGGAATCTCACCACTTTTGTCGACACGGTCATTTCCCTCCCCGGCCCGGATCCCGACGGAACGCTCTCGGTCGATGGCGCGGAGCTGACCATCACCCCGGCGACGGCTCTCGCGACGGGAGAGGAATACTCGATCGAGATCAGCCCCTCCGCCATCGAGGACCTCTCCGGCAACGCCTACGACGGGCTCCTCACTTCCAGCGTTCCGAACTGGACCTTCACCACCGACGACACCGCACCGATGGTGACTGGCATGAGCCCCATGGCGGACGCCACCGAGGTCACCATCGGCTCCGACCTGACCTTGGACTTCGACGAGGATGTCGAGGTCGGCACCGGCGATGTCACCATTCACCTCGCCAGTGACGACAGCGTGATCACCAGCATCGACGTGAACTCCGGCCTCGTGTCGGTCACCGAGGGGGGCGTGGTGATCAACCCGCCCGCCGACCTCGCCAACAGCACGACCTACTACGTCAACATCCCCGCCGGGGCCTTCACCGACCTCTCCGGAATCTCCTTTGCAGGGATCAGCGACACCGTCACCTGGCGGTTCACGACCGCTGCACTCGATCCGGATGTTCTCTTCGCCGATACTTTCAACCGACCCGACGGCTCCGACTTGAACGCCTCGGCTTCCGGCAAGTCCGGCAGCCTCGGGGCGTTGGACTGGCTCGAAACCGCCAGCAGCGCGAATGATCCTCGAATCCTGAACAACGAAATCCAGATCGGCGAAGCCGGTAGCGGCGGCGGCAATTGGGCATTGGCATACGTGGATCACAACTTTGTCGATTCCGTTATTACTGCCGCTCAGACTTTCACGGTCTCTGTTGACATCGTGAACGACGAGACCGGCGGATTCACTCGGAACGCGGGCATTGTCGTGGGCGGGTCTGAAACCGACTTCTCGGGTTGGACTGCTGGCACTCCTGGCGGCGCCGATTTCGGCATCGGATACGATGGATCAGGAACCGAAGAGTTCCGGATCTTCGAGAACGGTGTTGTGACAACGACCACCCCCCTCGCCTTTGCGAACCCCGACAGGCTGGAGGTTGTGTTCACGAACGTGACGGACTTTGACGCCGGCACCACAATCGACTACGAGGTGTTCAACAACGGGATCTCGGTGGCGTCGGGTGACTTCGTTTGGAGCGGCACGGACGAGAATTACATCGGTCTCTTCTCGAACTGGACCAACGACGGGGCTGAATTCGACAACTTCGAGGTGCGGGCCCCGGCCGGCACCTCCGACCCGTTCACCCTCTGGGCGGAATCCGGCACCTTGCCGGGCGCGGTCACCTTCGAGGGCGACCTCAACGAAGATGGCGTTCAGGACGGCATCGCCTTCCTGCTCGGCGTGGGCAATCCCGATGACGACGCAAACAGCGCCCTGCCAACCGTCAGCGAGAACGGTGGTGGAGGACTGCAGATGACCTTCGACTGCCTGGCGGTCGCCGACCGTGGCGGGGCGGAACTCAAGGTCGCTTACAGCAACACGCTGTCCGGATGGACCGCGACGACCGACGTAGTGCCGGATGAGAACGGGACCGATACGGGTGGAGTCGTGAGCTACGTGGTCGACACGGTGACGGTGGATCCTCTCCACCGAGTCACCGCGACCGTCGATGCGTCAGTTGCTTCCGGAGGCAAACTCTTCGGTCGCCTCATTGCGACCCCGTGA